In one Flavobacteriales bacterium genomic region, the following are encoded:
- a CDS encoding TerC family protein — protein sequence MLELSHLDPSVLLTLNGLIALLTLTALEIVLGIDNIIFISIISNSLSNATDQRKARQLGLALAMITRILLLLSLSWVMSLDEPFLHLLGRHFSGRDLVLLAGGLFLLYKATVEIRAKVTGLDEQRKAAKRHKGLLSVVAQIILIDLVFSLDSVITAVGMSNEIIIMVLAVVIAVAVMMLAAGAISAFVEKHATVKVLALSFLVMIGVALLIEGMGEHINKNYIYFAMGFSVAVEMLNLRMMRSKLIER from the coding sequence ATGCTCGAACTGAGCCACCTCGACCCCTCCGTCCTCCTCACCCTCAATGGGCTCATCGCCCTGCTCACCCTCACGGCGCTCGAGATCGTCCTGGGCATCGACAACATCATCTTCATCTCCATCATCAGCAACAGCCTCAGCAACGCCACCGACCAGCGCAAGGCGCGCCAGCTGGGGCTCGCGCTGGCCATGATCACGCGCATCCTGCTGCTGCTATCCCTCAGCTGGGTGATGAGCCTCGACGAGCCCTTCCTGCACCTCCTGGGCCGGCACTTCAGCGGCCGCGACCTGGTGCTGCTCGCCGGCGGCCTCTTCCTCCTCTACAAGGCCACCGTGGAGATCCGCGCCAAGGTCACCGGGCTCGATGAGCAGCGCAAGGCGGCCAAGCGGCACAAGGGCCTGCTCTCGGTGGTGGCGCAGATCATCCTCATCGACCTCGTGTTCTCGCTCGACTCGGTGATCACGGCCGTGGGCATGAGCAACGAGATCATCATCATGGTGCTGGCCGTGGTGATCGCCGTGGCGGTGATGATGCTTGCGGCGGGCGCGATCAGCGCCTTCGTGGAGAAGCACGCCACGGTGAAGGTGCTGGCCCTCTCCTTCCTCGTGATGATCGGCGTGGCGCTGCTCATCGAAGGGATGGGCGAGCACATCAACAAGAACTATATCTACTTCGCCATGGGCTTCAGCGTGGCGGTGGAGATGCTGAACCTGCGCATGATGCGCAGCAAGCTCATCGAGCGCTGA
- a CDS encoding glycosyltransferase family 39 protein — MLHRLLMRAQERPLAALTLIALAPRLVAAFFSGGYFAQDDHFLIIEAAGSWVDAPGYSTWLPWNQGPDARPSGHSFFYVGLHYLLFSGLKAIGLVDPKAQMAVVRLLHALWSLVAVRAGYRIALRLSDASIAWRTGLLLALFCWMPFLSVRNLVEVACIPFLLLGAWSLIRGAGRSAVRDPLIAGLWIGLAINVRFQVIFFAAGAGLAFLLQRDLRGAVVYALGLLLPLAVLQGGIDLVLWGRPFAEITEYVAYNLANPTTYGVQPWYNYLLLLAGMLLPPLSLAVLFGFFRRTAPLHLWLAVLAFLAIHSWFPNKQERFLLPIVPLFLVLGYVSWEQWRAGSAWWQARTALWRGGMAFFWALNLLLLPVLTTAYSKRSRVEALYALRQYPQVRGIVMEDSAEGEAPLPPLYYWGRWDATVVPWTDPGADLAAEMARHTGPTRPNAVLFFGLEDLTARLQRAETAFGPLQEVRRCEPGLVDRVVHWLNPINRNETIVIALPADTAP, encoded by the coding sequence GTGCTCCACCGGTTGCTCATGCGCGCCCAGGAACGACCCTTGGCGGCCCTGACCCTGATTGCGCTGGCGCCCCGTCTCGTGGCGGCCTTCTTCAGCGGCGGCTACTTCGCGCAGGACGACCACTTCCTCATCATCGAGGCGGCGGGCAGCTGGGTGGATGCGCCCGGCTACAGCACCTGGTTGCCTTGGAACCAGGGGCCCGATGCGCGGCCCAGCGGGCACAGCTTCTTCTACGTGGGGCTGCACTACCTCCTGTTCTCCGGCCTCAAGGCCATCGGCCTGGTGGACCCCAAGGCGCAGATGGCGGTGGTGCGCCTGCTGCATGCGCTGTGGAGCCTGGTGGCGGTGCGCGCAGGCTACCGCATCGCCCTGCGGTTGAGCGATGCCTCCATCGCCTGGCGCACGGGACTGCTGCTGGCGCTCTTCTGCTGGATGCCCTTCCTCTCCGTGCGAAACCTGGTGGAGGTGGCCTGCATCCCCTTCCTCCTGCTCGGTGCGTGGTCGCTGATCCGCGGCGCTGGTCGGTCCGCCGTGCGCGATCCGCTGATCGCCGGCCTGTGGATCGGGCTGGCCATCAACGTGCGCTTCCAGGTCATCTTCTTCGCGGCCGGCGCGGGGCTGGCCTTCCTGCTGCAGCGCGACCTGCGCGGTGCCGTGGTGTACGCGCTGGGGCTGCTTCTTCCGCTGGCGGTGCTGCAGGGCGGCATCGACCTGGTGCTGTGGGGCAGGCCCTTCGCGGAGATCACGGAGTACGTGGCCTACAACCTGGCCAATCCCACCACCTATGGCGTGCAGCCGTGGTACAACTACCTGCTCCTGCTCGCCGGCATGCTGCTGCCGCCGCTCAGCCTGGCCGTGCTCTTCGGCTTCTTCCGCCGCACGGCGCCGCTGCACCTCTGGCTGGCCGTGCTGGCCTTCCTCGCCATCCACTCCTGGTTCCCGAACAAGCAGGAGCGCTTCCTGCTGCCCATCGTGCCGCTCTTCCTCGTGCTGGGCTATGTCTCCTGGGAGCAATGGCGCGCCGGGTCGGCATGGTGGCAGGCGCGGACTGCGCTGTGGCGCGGGGGCATGGCCTTCTTCTGGGCACTCAACCTGCTGCTGCTCCCCGTGCTCACCACGGCCTACAGCAAGCGCAGCCGGGTGGAGGCCCTGTATGCGCTGCGCCAGTACCCGCAGGTGCGCGGCATCGTGATGGAGGACAGCGCCGAAGGCGAGGCCCCGCTGCCGCCGCTCTATTACTGGGGGCGCTGGGACGCCACGGTGGTGCCATGGACGGACCCCGGCGCCGACCTCGCGGCTGAAATGGCGCGCCACACCGGCCCCACGCGGCCCAATGCCGTGCTCTTCTTCGGACTGGAGGACCTGACCGCCCGCCTGCAGCGGGCCGAAACCGCCTTCGGCCCGCTGCAGGAAGTCCGTCGCTGCGAACCCGGGCTGGTGGACCGCGTGGTCCACTGGCTCAACCCGATCAACCGCAACGAGACCATCGTGATCGCCCTTCCCGCGGACACCGCCCCCTGA
- a CDS encoding glycosyltransferase family 39 protein, which yields MPAVNRAFAPLAIAVMAAFLLPGLAQDGMFMDGMLYAVVAHNEALGFGTFWEPRFSQLGVAGLSAFHEHPPLGFGLQALWFMAFGSAFWVERLYQLGAAVLMAWLLVLTYRALLPAAREARRYWWWPLLLWVVVPVIHWSYHNNMLETTMGLFTTAAVLAVVRAHGGRWWARHAWAGALVFLASMTKGLPGLFPLAAPVLMALPLRRRLPEALGASVLMTAVVAFLYSALMLLPEARESLMTYVEKRLLHRIAVKPTVDSRFATLEMLFTTMLAPLALALAVRFGGRKAAERDAAEMRGALGMALIGLSGVAPLMLTLVQKSFYMGAALPLLSVALAAFAAPSLERLMSRALERPRLIAGVRIAGWSLTAGAVVAAALLFGRPARDADMLADVALVGALVPRGALIGAEEPLWEEWNLQGYLMRRHSISIDCRTPGRAWYLGRAGSRPPQHERYQPVPLPFRGYALWKQVLPLEGGAVAAR from the coding sequence ATGCCCGCCGTCAACCGCGCCTTCGCCCCCCTTGCCATCGCCGTGATGGCGGCCTTCCTGCTGCCCGGGCTGGCGCAGGATGGCATGTTCATGGACGGCATGCTCTACGCCGTGGTGGCGCATAACGAGGCGCTCGGCTTCGGCACCTTCTGGGAGCCGCGCTTCAGCCAGCTCGGGGTGGCCGGCCTCAGCGCCTTCCACGAGCACCCGCCGCTCGGGTTCGGCTTGCAGGCGCTCTGGTTCATGGCCTTCGGCTCGGCCTTCTGGGTGGAGCGCCTCTACCAGCTGGGGGCTGCGGTGCTGATGGCCTGGCTGCTCGTGCTGACCTACCGTGCATTGCTGCCCGCGGCACGTGAGGCACGCCGCTACTGGTGGTGGCCGCTGCTGCTCTGGGTGGTGGTGCCGGTGATCCACTGGTCCTACCACAACAACATGCTGGAGACCACCATGGGCCTCTTCACCACGGCCGCTGTGCTGGCAGTCGTCCGCGCGCACGGTGGCCGTTGGTGGGCACGGCACGCCTGGGCCGGCGCGCTGGTCTTCCTCGCCTCCATGACCAAGGGGTTGCCCGGGCTGTTCCCCTTGGCGGCGCCGGTGCTCATGGCGCTGCCCTTGCGCCGCCGCCTGCCGGAAGCGCTGGGCGCTTCGGTGCTGATGACTGCGGTGGTGGCCTTCCTGTACAGCGCGCTGATGCTGCTCCCCGAGGCGCGGGAGAGCCTCATGACCTACGTGGAGAAGCGCCTGCTGCACCGCATCGCGGTGAAGCCCACCGTCGACAGCCGCTTCGCCACGCTCGAGATGCTGTTCACCACCATGCTCGCCCCGCTGGCGCTGGCGCTGGCGGTGCGGTTCGGCGGAAGGAAGGCGGCTGAGCGCGATGCGGCGGAGATGCGCGGTGCCCTTGGGATGGCGCTCATCGGGCTTTCCGGCGTGGCGCCCCTCATGCTCACCCTGGTGCAGAAGTCCTTCTACATGGGTGCGGCGCTGCCGCTGCTCAGCGTGGCGCTGGCGGCGTTCGCCGCACCCTCCCTCGAGCGCCTCATGTCCCGCGCGCTGGAGCGGCCCCGCCTCATCGCCGGGGTGCGCATCGCCGGCTGGTCGCTCACGGCCGGTGCGGTGGTCGCGGCCGCCCTGCTCTTCGGCCGCCCGGCGCGCGATGCCGACATGCTCGCGGACGTGGCGCTGGTCGGCGCCCTGGTGCCGCGCGGGGCGCTCATCGGGGCCGAGGAGCCGCTCTGGGAGGAGTGGAACCTGCAGGGCTACCTCATGCGGCGGCATTCCATCTCCATCGACTGCCGCACGCCCGGCCGCGCCTGGTACCTCGGCCGGGCGGGATCACGCCCGCCGCAGCACGAGCGCTACCAGCCTGTGCCGCTGCCCTTCCGCGGCTATGCGCTGTGGAAACAGGTGCTTCCGCTGGAGGGGGGTGCGGTGGCCGCCCGATGA
- the bshA gene encoding N-acetyl-alpha-D-glucosaminyl L-malate synthase BshA: MRVGIVCYPTFGGSGVVATELGMALAGKGHIVHFITYDRPVRLRDHPNVHYHEVRVSDYPLFDYQPYELVLTSKLVDVAKYEGLDLLHVHYAIPHASAAWMAQRILASQGIFVPFITTLHGTDITLVGRDPSFEPVITFSMERSNAVTAVSESLKRDTYEHFPLKHAHEGGPGIRVIPNFVCLDQYRHAPDEAVRARYAPNGEKLLVHVSNFRPVKRVDDVVAMYKRLRSELPVRLLLIGDGPERQRIENACRHDGGCDQVVFLGKMTRPEEVMASCDLFVLPSESESFGLAALEAMACGIPVVSSDTGGLPEVNVHGVSGMLNRVGDTDAMARHALAILGDPGAHARFRQGALEQAARFDLHKVLPQYEALYEEVVSEVRA, translated from the coding sequence ATGCGCGTAGGCATCGTCTGTTACCCCACCTTCGGCGGAAGCGGCGTCGTGGCCACGGAGCTGGGCATGGCCCTCGCCGGCAAGGGCCACATCGTCCACTTCATCACTTACGACCGCCCCGTGCGGCTGCGCGACCATCCGAACGTCCACTACCACGAGGTGCGCGTGAGCGACTATCCCTTGTTCGACTACCAGCCCTACGAGCTGGTGCTGACGAGCAAGCTGGTGGACGTGGCCAAGTACGAGGGCCTCGACCTGCTGCATGTGCATTATGCCATCCCGCACGCCAGCGCCGCGTGGATGGCCCAGCGCATCCTGGCCTCGCAGGGCATCTTCGTGCCCTTCATCACCACGCTCCACGGCACCGACATCACGCTGGTGGGGCGCGACCCCAGCTTCGAGCCGGTGATCACTTTCAGCATGGAGCGGAGCAACGCGGTCACCGCGGTGAGCGAGAGCCTGAAGCGCGATACCTATGAGCATTTCCCCTTGAAGCATGCGCACGAGGGCGGGCCGGGCATCCGGGTCATCCCCAACTTCGTCTGCCTCGATCAGTACCGCCACGCGCCCGACGAGGCCGTCCGCGCACGGTATGCACCGAATGGCGAGAAGCTGCTCGTGCACGTCTCCAACTTCCGGCCGGTGAAGCGCGTGGATGACGTGGTGGCCATGTACAAGCGCCTGCGCAGCGAGCTTCCCGTGCGACTCCTCCTCATCGGCGACGGGCCGGAGCGCCAGCGCATCGAGAACGCCTGCCGCCACGATGGCGGGTGCGACCAGGTGGTCTTCCTCGGCAAGATGACGCGGCCCGAGGAGGTGATGGCGAGCTGCGACCTCTTCGTGCTGCCCAGCGAGAGCGAGAGCTTCGGCCTTGCCGCGCTGGAGGCCATGGCCTGCGGCATCCCCGTGGTGAGCAGCGATACCGGCGGCCTCCCCGAGGTGAACGTGCACGGCGTGAGCGGCATGCTGAACCGCGTGGGCGATACCGACGCCATGGCACGGCATGCGCTGGCCATCCTGGGCGATCCCGGCGCGCACGCGCGCTTCCGCCAGGGAGCGCTGGAGCAGGCGGCGCGGTTCGACCTGCACAAGGTGCTGCCGCAGTACGAGGCGCTGTACGAGGAGGTGGTGAGCGAGGTGCGGGCATGA
- a CDS encoding CaiB/BaiF CoA-transferase family protein: MDQPLKDLVVIETASVLAGPSVGLFFAELGARVVKVENKRSGGDVTRQWKLPSEPSDAPVSAYFSSVNWGKEHRFLDLKDTEDRAAFDGLLARADVLITNHLAADAEKLGLTRERLRRLNPQLLHGHIKGFADQPHRPAFDVVLQAETGYVSMTGTDEEHLAKLPIALIDVLAGHQLKEGLLLALWQRARTGKGAYVEVSLEDAALAGLINQASNNLMAGAIARPLGTLHPNIAPYGEIFRCADGGRLILAVGSDAQFAALCGELALPALPADERFRTNTGRVRHRAALAGALGAAIAGRDRADLLLRLIALGVPAGAVQRMDEVMSTPAAQAMVLESVIDGVATRRIRGNAFRIEPCS; this comes from the coding sequence ATGGACCAGCCGCTGAAGGACCTCGTGGTCATAGAGACCGCCTCCGTACTCGCCGGACCCTCGGTGGGGCTCTTCTTCGCGGAGCTCGGTGCACGGGTGGTGAAGGTGGAGAACAAGCGGAGCGGCGGCGATGTGACCCGGCAGTGGAAGCTGCCCTCGGAACCGTCGGATGCGCCGGTGAGCGCCTACTTCAGCAGCGTGAACTGGGGCAAGGAGCACCGCTTCCTCGACCTGAAGGACACCGAGGACCGCGCCGCATTCGATGGACTGCTGGCCCGGGCGGACGTGCTCATCACCAACCACCTGGCTGCGGATGCCGAGAAGCTCGGGCTCACACGCGAGCGGCTGCGGCGCTTGAATCCGCAGCTCCTGCACGGGCATATCAAGGGCTTCGCCGACCAGCCCCACCGGCCCGCCTTCGATGTGGTGCTGCAGGCGGAGACCGGGTACGTGAGCATGACCGGCACCGACGAGGAGCATCTCGCCAAGCTCCCCATCGCCCTCATCGACGTGCTCGCCGGGCACCAGCTGAAGGAGGGCCTGCTCCTGGCGCTCTGGCAGCGGGCGCGGACAGGCAAGGGCGCTTATGTGGAAGTCTCGCTGGAGGATGCGGCACTCGCCGGCCTCATCAACCAGGCCAGCAACAACCTGATGGCCGGCGCGATCGCCAGGCCGCTGGGCACACTCCATCCGAACATCGCACCCTACGGGGAAATCTTCCGGTGCGCCGATGGCGGCCGGCTGATCCTTGCGGTGGGCAGCGATGCGCAATTCGCGGCGCTCTGCGGCGAACTGGCGCTGCCCGCATTGCCCGCGGATGAGCGGTTCCGCACCAACACCGGTCGCGTGCGGCATCGCGCCGCACTGGCCGGAGCGCTGGGGGCCGCCATCGCCGGGCGCGACCGGGCCGATCTGCTGCTGCGCCTCATCGCCCTCGGCGTGCCGGCCGGGGCTGTGCAGCGCATGGACGAGGTGATGTCCACGCCGGCCGCGCAGGCCATGGTGCTGGAGAGCGTGATCGACGGCGTGGCGACGCGCCGCATCCGCGGCAACGCCTTCCGCATCGAGCCCTGCAGCTGA
- a CDS encoding shikimate kinase: MRVYLIGFMCSGKSTVGRALAALLGLPFTDLDRVAEQRVGPLLPFVQREGEEAFRRVEAEVLAELIDSGAGVIACGGGTPVQGDNMNRLLAAGAVVWIDVPLDVLMPRIERAGGDRPLLFGLRGAALRHRVEALLQERLPVYRRAHVTVEGSGSPAAVAARIAAALRGQLR, translated from the coding sequence ATGCGCGTCTACCTCATCGGCTTCATGTGCAGCGGCAAGAGCACTGTGGGGCGTGCCCTGGCAGCGCTGCTCGGCCTTCCCTTCACGGATCTCGACCGCGTGGCCGAGCAGCGCGTGGGCCCCTTGCTGCCCTTCGTGCAGCGCGAGGGCGAGGAGGCCTTCCGCCGGGTGGAGGCCGAGGTGCTGGCGGAGCTGATCGATTCCGGTGCGGGCGTGATCGCCTGCGGCGGCGGGACCCCTGTGCAGGGCGACAACATGAATCGCCTGTTGGCGGCCGGCGCGGTGGTGTGGATCGATGTGCCGCTCGACGTGCTGATGCCACGGATCGAACGGGCCGGCGGGGACCGCCCGCTGCTCTTCGGGCTGCGGGGGGCGGCCCTGCGGCACCGCGTGGAGGCCCTGCTGCAGGAGCGGCTGCCCGTCTATCGCCGCGCGCATGTCACCGTGGAGGGGAGCGGGTCGCCGGCGGCCGTGGCCGCCCGCATCGCCGCGGCGCTGCGCGGTCAGCTCAGGTAG
- a CDS encoding phosphoribosyltransferase family protein, with translation MSERTVILEHEQVQRKLRRIAHQLHEEHHEAGALVLVGIAPRGAILAKRLARLLEEVSDLRIDLVELKLDKDLPLERPVQLSIDPMSLRDRLVVLVDDVLMSGRTLMHAASYLVQAPLKRLTTVVLVDRRHRAYPIRADIVGLTLSTTLQEHISVELGRKDAVYLS, from the coding sequence ATGAGCGAACGCACGGTGATCCTGGAGCACGAGCAGGTGCAGCGCAAGCTCCGCCGCATCGCGCACCAATTGCACGAAGAGCACCACGAAGCGGGGGCCTTGGTGCTGGTGGGGATTGCGCCGCGCGGCGCCATCCTGGCCAAGCGGCTGGCGCGGTTGCTGGAAGAGGTCTCCGACCTGCGCATCGACCTGGTGGAGCTGAAGCTCGACAAGGACCTTCCGCTCGAGCGCCCCGTGCAGCTCAGCATCGACCCCATGTCGCTCCGCGACCGCCTGGTGGTGCTGGTGGACGATGTGCTCATGAGCGGGCGCACGCTGATGCATGCCGCCAGCTACCTGGTGCAGGCTCCGCTGAAGCGCCTCACCACGGTGGTGCTGGTCGACCGCAGGCACCGGGCCTACCCCATCCGTGCGGACATCGTGGGGCTGACGCTCAGCACCACCCTCCAGGAGCACATCAGCGTGGAACTGGGCCGCAAGGACGCCGTCTACCTGAGCTGA
- a CDS encoding PKD domain-containing protein translates to MRPLLLTALITLLASAKAQPVRVLFIGNSYTYSNDLPGMLDSLATAMGEDVVTGMSAPGGYTFSQHTQLAYTQQLLAQGDWDYVVLQEQSQLPAFPLAQVEAQCFPYAAQLVQQARQANPCTEAVFLMTWGRENGDAQNCPSWPPVCTYEGMQQLLHERYLQMATGNDAWCAPVGAVWSSWRAEFPGSALYTDGSHPNALGTYIAAATLASTIFRRPCTAADWAPATLAPGQALEVRTRASEAVLDEAAAWNIGVNDPSAAPDWMLLGGNEACFGNNGTPGAVLEWHFGDGATNTEESPCHTYSGAGPFEGALVATDGCGRADTAAFTIEFPSGIGSATSTAPLLIRFDGEGRLIAAAQEPVPFFELLDAGGRLIERRSLRAGLTVLRGGGGLLWRARCTDGSWRAGRVAQP, encoded by the coding sequence ATGCGCCCCCTCCTCCTCACCGCGCTCATCACGCTCCTCGCGTCGGCAAAGGCCCAGCCGGTGCGCGTGCTCTTCATCGGCAACAGCTACACCTACAGCAACGACCTGCCGGGCATGCTCGATTCACTGGCCACGGCCATGGGCGAGGACGTGGTAACGGGCATGTCGGCACCGGGCGGCTACACCTTCAGCCAGCACACCCAGCTGGCCTACACCCAGCAGCTGCTGGCGCAGGGCGACTGGGACTACGTGGTGCTGCAGGAACAAAGCCAGCTGCCGGCCTTCCCCCTGGCGCAGGTGGAGGCGCAGTGCTTTCCCTACGCCGCCCAACTGGTGCAGCAGGCCCGGCAGGCCAATCCGTGCACCGAGGCGGTCTTCCTGATGACCTGGGGCCGGGAGAACGGCGATGCGCAGAACTGCCCCTCCTGGCCGCCGGTGTGCACTTACGAGGGCATGCAACAGCTCCTGCACGAACGCTACCTGCAGATGGCCACCGGCAACGATGCGTGGTGCGCTCCGGTAGGCGCCGTGTGGTCGAGCTGGCGCGCCGAATTCCCCGGATCAGCGCTCTACACCGACGGCAGCCATCCCAATGCCCTCGGCACGTACATCGCCGCGGCGACGCTGGCAAGCACCATCTTCCGCCGGCCGTGCACCGCAGCGGACTGGGCGCCGGCGACGCTCGCTCCCGGCCAGGCCTTGGAGGTGCGCACCAGGGCGAGCGAGGCGGTGCTGGACGAAGCGGCTGCGTGGAACATCGGCGTGAACGATCCTTCCGCCGCACCGGATTGGATGCTGCTGGGCGGCAACGAGGCCTGCTTCGGGAACAACGGCACGCCCGGCGCAGTCCTGGAGTGGCACTTCGGCGATGGCGCAACGAACACCGAGGAGAGTCCCTGCCACACCTATTCGGGAGCAGGGCCCTTCGAAGGCGCCCTGGTGGCGACCGATGGCTGCGGACGCGCCGATACGGCAGCATTCACGATCGAATTCCCAAGCGGTATCGGCAGCGCAACCAGCACCGCGCCGCTGCTCATCCGCTTCGATGGCGAAGGCCGCCTGATCGCCGCAGCACAGGAACCGGTGCCCTTCTTCGAACTGCTCGATGCGGGCGGGCGGCTCATCGAACGCCGCTCCCTGCGCGCCGGACTCACTGTGCTGCGTGGAGGCGGCGGCCTGCTGTGGCGTGCCCGCTGCACCGATGGCAGCTGGCGCGCAGGGCGCGTGGCGCAGCCCTGA
- a CDS encoding DUF1801 domain-containing protein yields the protein MRTASPEIQAFFESLTDERREALGTLRSHIRHVWPAAEEDFSYGMPTYRIEGRPVFALASKKHFMVLHVLPYDLLDPFKLDLLPYDHGKSCIRFKRLSPPFSALLDRIIKYVGHQLHLSTVTARPTGLRKAPALH from the coding sequence ATGCGGACCGCATCGCCCGAGATCCAGGCCTTCTTCGAGTCGCTCACCGATGAGCGCCGCGAGGCCTTGGGCACCCTGCGCAGCCACATCCGGCACGTGTGGCCCGCTGCGGAGGAGGACTTCTCCTACGGCATGCCCACCTATCGCATCGAGGGCCGTCCCGTCTTCGCCCTGGCCTCGAAGAAGCACTTCATGGTGCTGCACGTGCTGCCCTACGACCTCCTCGACCCCTTCAAGCTCGACCTCCTGCCCTACGACCACGGGAAGTCGTGCATCCGCTTCAAGCGGCTCTCGCCCCCCTTTAGCGCGCTGCTCGACCGCATCATCAAGTACGTGGGCCATCAGCTCCACCTCAGCACCGTCACGGCCCGCCCCACCGGCCTCCGCAAAGCGCCGGCCCTCCATTGA